In Streptomyces sp. NBC_00569, a single genomic region encodes these proteins:
- a CDS encoding CbtA family protein, with translation MNSATVRNLLVRGMLAGLGAGLLALVVAYLLGEPSVDSAIGYEEAHAPAHHHEVELVSRSLQSTAGLATGILLYGVAFGGMAALAYCFALGRVGRFTPRATALLLSGTALLAVYVVPFLKYPANPPSVGDPGTISKRTTLYFLMMLLSVLLAVAAVIIGKRLVPRLGTWYATVAAVGFFVLAIGLAYAFLPVVNEVPKDFPAALLWRFRTSALAIQLTLWTGFGLIFGELAQRQLAPRAGAVPSGAATPVPH, from the coding sequence ATGAACTCCGCAACAGTGAGAAACCTCCTCGTACGGGGCATGCTCGCCGGCCTGGGTGCCGGTCTGCTCGCCCTCGTCGTCGCCTACCTCCTCGGCGAACCCAGCGTCGACAGCGCCATCGGCTACGAGGAGGCCCACGCACCCGCGCACCACCACGAGGTCGAACTCGTCAGCCGCAGCCTGCAGTCCACCGCGGGCCTCGCCACCGGCATCCTGCTCTACGGCGTCGCCTTCGGCGGCATGGCCGCCCTCGCGTACTGCTTCGCGCTCGGCCGCGTCGGCCGCTTCACCCCACGGGCCACGGCCCTCCTGCTCTCCGGCACGGCCCTGCTCGCCGTGTATGTCGTGCCGTTCCTGAAGTACCCCGCCAACCCGCCGTCCGTCGGCGATCCCGGCACCATCAGCAAACGCACGACGCTGTACTTCCTGATGATGCTGCTCAGCGTGCTCCTCGCCGTCGCCGCGGTGATCATCGGCAAACGGCTCGTTCCCCGCCTGGGCACCTGGTACGCCACTGTGGCGGCGGTCGGGTTCTTCGTCCTCGCGATCGGGCTCGCGTACGCCTTCCTGCCGGTCGTCAACGAGGTGCCGAAGGACTTCCCCGCAGCGCTGCTGTGGCGGTTCCGCACCTCGGCCCTCGCCATCCAGCTCACTCTGTGGACCGGATTCGGCCTGATCTTCGGCGAGTTGGCGCAGCGTCAGCTCGCTCCGCGCGCCGGGGCCGTCCCATCCGGCGCCGCAACTCCCGTACCCCACTGA
- a CDS encoding FecCD family ABC transporter permease — protein MASVALAITIGPADIGMTDVWSAVAAHLGVGEPELTPIRDGIVWNLRLPRTLLAAVCGAGLAVCGAVMQSLLRNPLADPFVLGVSSGASTGAVLVVVLGVGGGALSVSAGAFLGAVVSFALVLALSQVLGGSTDRVVLSGVAAMQLFSSLTSVVVLTAADAETTRGVLFWLLGSLSGAGWTDVRMCLALLVAALVICVAHARTLDAFAFGQDAAASLGVNVARTRLVLLCTTALLTAALVSSAGAIGFVGLVLPHAARALAGPLHARLLPVTALAGAVFLVWVDTLARTVLDPQEVPVGVVTSLIGVPAFVLVLYRTRSLRR, from the coding sequence ATGGCGTCCGTGGCGCTGGCCATCACCATCGGCCCGGCCGACATCGGGATGACCGATGTCTGGTCGGCCGTTGCCGCCCATCTAGGCGTGGGCGAACCGGAGTTGACTCCCATTCGCGACGGCATCGTGTGGAACCTGCGGCTGCCGCGCACCCTGCTGGCCGCCGTGTGCGGCGCGGGGCTCGCGGTGTGCGGCGCCGTGATGCAGTCGCTGCTGCGCAACCCGCTCGCCGACCCCTTCGTCCTCGGTGTCTCCTCAGGCGCCTCGACCGGCGCGGTCCTTGTCGTCGTACTCGGCGTCGGCGGCGGCGCCCTGTCGGTCTCGGCCGGCGCCTTCCTCGGCGCGGTCGTCTCCTTCGCGCTGGTGCTGGCGCTCAGCCAGGTCCTCGGCGGCTCCACCGACCGTGTGGTGCTGTCCGGGGTGGCCGCCATGCAGCTGTTCTCTTCGCTCACGTCCGTCGTCGTGCTGACCGCGGCGGATGCCGAGACGACGCGCGGTGTCCTGTTCTGGCTGCTCGGCTCGCTCAGTGGGGCGGGCTGGACCGATGTGCGGATGTGCCTGGCACTGCTCGTGGCGGCGCTCGTCATCTGCGTCGCGCACGCCCGTACGCTCGACGCCTTCGCGTTCGGACAGGACGCCGCCGCGTCGCTCGGCGTGAACGTGGCCCGCACCCGCCTGGTCCTGCTGTGCACGACCGCCCTGCTCACGGCGGCACTGGTCAGCTCGGCCGGCGCGATCGGCTTCGTCGGCCTGGTGCTGCCGCATGCGGCGCGGGCCCTAGCCGGTCCGCTTCACGCTCGGCTGCTGCCGGTGACCGCGCTGGCCGGCGCGGTCTTCCTCGTGTGGGTCGACACGCTCGCCCGTACCGTCCTCGACCCGCAGGAGGTGCCGGTCGGTGTGGTGACCTCGCTGATCGGCGTACCGGCCTTCGTCCTCGTCCTGTACCGCACCCGGAGCCTGCGCCGATGA
- a CDS encoding CbtB domain-containing protein, with product MAQTVAQPTATTPVLPAALPLKAIAPWAAFFGILMLVLLYFVGAEQGATAVVSGESVHEWVHDARHLLGFPCH from the coding sequence ATGGCGCAGACCGTCGCTCAGCCGACAGCCACCACCCCCGTTCTTCCCGCAGCGCTGCCCCTGAAGGCGATTGCCCCTTGGGCAGCCTTCTTCGGCATCCTGATGCTGGTCCTGCTCTACTTCGTCGGCGCCGAACAGGGCGCCACCGCCGTCGTCTCCGGCGAGAGCGTTCATGAATGGGTGCACGACGCCCGCCACCTGCTCGGCTTCCCCTGCCACTGA
- a CDS encoding ABC transporter substrate-binding protein: MPFAHPATCSGSVRLIPRAALCLAATLVLAACGGGGSARTPATQGSAAGYPVVLDNCGTRVEVKAAPRRAVSLDQGSTEIMLALGLGDRMAGTGTWTDPVMKGLEKENAKVERLADRYPSFEKVLDAEPDFVAASFGATLSKGGVAPRDQFAKLGVPAYLSPSDCAGKDNSGGGDGARTKTLGMETVYGEVRDLAAVFDVRERGERLVSALKARVRKATGGIDASRTTLLYWFANSDSPYMAGCCGAPGVITREVGAKNVFDDTRDEWPQINWETVADRDPDVLVIGDLTRRSQTAESAAKKIEFLESDPVTKNMTAVRKKRYVLLSGQAMNPTIRTVEGVEQVAAKLRAFGLAG; the protein is encoded by the coding sequence GTGCCCTTCGCGCACCCCGCCACGTGCAGTGGCTCCGTTCGCCTCATACCCCGTGCCGCGCTCTGTCTCGCCGCGACGCTCGTCCTGGCCGCCTGCGGAGGTGGTGGATCCGCCCGCACACCCGCGACCCAGGGGAGCGCCGCCGGCTATCCGGTCGTCCTCGACAACTGCGGTACGCGGGTCGAGGTGAAGGCGGCGCCCAGGCGCGCCGTCTCCCTCGACCAGGGCTCGACCGAGATCATGCTCGCCCTCGGCCTCGGTGACCGCATGGCCGGCACGGGGACCTGGACGGACCCCGTGATGAAGGGGCTGGAGAAGGAGAACGCGAAGGTCGAGCGGCTCGCCGACCGCTATCCGTCCTTCGAGAAGGTCCTGGACGCCGAACCCGACTTCGTCGCCGCCTCGTTCGGCGCGACTCTGAGCAAGGGCGGAGTGGCGCCACGGGATCAGTTCGCGAAGCTGGGCGTACCGGCGTACCTCTCGCCCTCCGACTGCGCCGGCAAGGACAACAGTGGTGGCGGCGACGGTGCCCGTACCAAGACCCTCGGCATGGAGACCGTCTACGGCGAAGTCCGCGACCTCGCCGCCGTCTTCGATGTGCGTGAACGGGGTGAGCGGCTCGTCTCCGCACTCAAGGCCCGCGTGAGGAAGGCGACCGGCGGCATCGACGCCTCCCGGACGACCCTGCTGTACTGGTTCGCCAACTCCGACTCCCCTTATATGGCGGGCTGTTGCGGCGCGCCCGGCGTCATCACCCGTGAGGTGGGGGCGAAGAACGTCTTCGACGACACCCGCGACGAATGGCCCCAGATCAACTGGGAGACGGTCGCGGACCGGGACCCGGACGTCCTCGTCATCGGCGATCTCACGCGCCGCTCACAGACCGCCGAATCCGCCGCCAAGAAGATCGAGTTCCTCGAGTCCGACCCTGTGACCAAGAACATGACCGCCGTGAGGAAGAAGCGGTACGTGCTGCTCAGCGGGCAGGCCATGAACCCGACCATCCGTACCGTGGAAGGCGTGGAGCAAGTCGCCGCGAAACTGCGGGCGTTCGGCCTCGCCGGATGA
- a CDS encoding ABC transporter ATP-binding protein translates to MTVPTMRTTTADGLRADRVRRETGGHLILDGVSVHPAPGGITGLIGPNGSGKTTLLRLLAGILTPQAGVVTLDGSPLSAVRRRDFARRVAVVEQQADTQVELTVEDVVRLGRVPHRKAWMPPSAQDEEAVRSALARTDLTDRAHRHWHTLSGGERQRVQIARALAQRPRELLLDEPTNHLDIQHQLDLLDLLAELRLTSVIALHDLNLAAMYCDQLVVLRQGRVIAAGAPCDVLTEELIARVYGVRATVFPATTEQGEAPYIRFLRTPAP, encoded by the coding sequence ATGACCGTCCCGACGATGCGCACCACCACCGCCGACGGGCTGCGGGCCGACCGGGTCCGCCGCGAAACCGGCGGACACCTCATCCTGGACGGCGTGAGCGTGCACCCGGCGCCCGGAGGCATCACGGGCCTCATCGGACCCAACGGCTCGGGCAAGACCACGCTCCTGCGCCTGCTCGCGGGCATCCTCACCCCCCAGGCCGGAGTGGTGACCCTGGACGGCTCACCGCTGAGCGCCGTCCGCCGCAGGGACTTCGCGCGCCGCGTCGCCGTGGTCGAGCAACAGGCCGACACGCAGGTCGAGTTGACCGTCGAGGACGTCGTGCGTCTGGGGCGCGTCCCCCATCGCAAGGCATGGATGCCACCGTCGGCACAGGACGAGGAGGCCGTACGTTCCGCGCTCGCCCGCACCGATCTCACCGACCGGGCCCACCGGCACTGGCACACCCTCTCCGGCGGTGAGCGCCAGCGCGTCCAGATCGCCCGTGCCCTCGCGCAACGACCACGCGAACTCCTTCTGGACGAGCCGACCAACCACCTGGACATCCAGCACCAGTTGGACCTCCTCGACCTGCTCGCGGAACTCCGGCTCACCAGCGTCATCGCCCTGCACGACCTCAACCTGGCCGCGATGTACTGCGACCAGCTCGTCGTCCTCCGGCAGGGGCGGGTGATCGCTGCCGGCGCGCCCTGTGACGTACTCACCGAAGAGCTCATAGCGCGGGTCTACGGAGTGCGCGCGACCGTTTTCCCGGCCACCACCGAGCAGGGGGAGGCCCCGTACATCCGGTTCCTGAGAACGCCCGCTCCCTGA
- a CDS encoding histidine phosphatase family protein, with protein MTSRVTLISAAMSRALREARFDDGCSLDPSAAARARAAAGGLLAADRLSVSPTVRCRETAEALGLDALETPELAGLDVGRWRGLTLAEVSAEDPAGIALWLSDLGAAPHGGESIRGLCERVARWLESSAEFDGRTLAVVEPEVVRAVAVKILDVPGPAFWRLDVPPLTATDVSGRSGRWNLRLGRALGPSEDGAGG; from the coding sequence GTGACCAGCCGCGTCACCTTGATCTCTGCCGCGATGAGCCGGGCTCTGCGGGAGGCCCGGTTCGACGACGGGTGCTCGCTCGACCCGAGCGCCGCGGCGCGTGCGCGGGCGGCGGCCGGCGGCCTTCTCGCGGCCGACCGGCTGTCGGTGTCCCCCACCGTGCGCTGCCGGGAGACAGCGGAGGCCCTCGGCCTCGATGCCCTCGAGACACCGGAGCTGGCCGGGCTCGACGTGGGCCGTTGGCGGGGCCTGACCCTCGCCGAGGTGAGCGCCGAGGACCCGGCCGGCATCGCGCTCTGGCTCTCCGACCTCGGCGCCGCGCCGCACGGCGGGGAGTCCATACGTGGCCTGTGCGAACGGGTCGCGCGCTGGCTGGAGTCGTCGGCGGAGTTCGACGGACGGACGCTCGCCGTGGTGGAGCCGGAGGTCGTGCGGGCTGTGGCCGTCAAGATCCTCGACGTGCCCGGCCCGGCGTTCTGGCGGCTCGACGTACCGCCCCTGACGGCGACCGACGTCAGCGGTCGCTCCGGGCGCTGGAACCTTCGGCTCGGGCGGGCGCTGGGCCCGTCGGAGGACGGCGCCGGGGGCTGA
- a CDS encoding dihydrolipoyl dehydrogenase family protein, translating to MTDENTYDVVVLGAGPVGENVADRARAAGLSAAVVESELVGGECSYWACMPSKALLRPVIAQADARRLPGLRESVQGPLDAPAVLARRDEYTSHWKDDGQVSWLESIGADLYRGKGRITGIRRVTVIGPDGTEHVLTARHAVAVCTGTRAALPDLPGLADVEPWTSREATSAQKVPGRLVVVGGGVVAAEMATAWQALGSQVTMLVRGSGLLSRMEPFAGELVMQALAEAGADVRTGVSVKEVTREGGTVVTTLDDGSTLESDEILFATGRAPRTEDIGLETVGLEPGSWLPVDDSLRVEGSTWLYAVGDVNRRALLTHQGKYQARIAGAAIAARAQGVPLLETDRWGAHAATADHSAVPQVVFTDPEAGSAGLTLAEAEAAGHRVRAVDYDIASVAGAGLYGDDYRGRARMIVDLDREVLLGVTFVGPGVGELVHSATVAVAGEVPIDRLWHVVPSYPTVSEVWLRLLETYRG from the coding sequence ATGACGGATGAGAACACATACGACGTGGTGGTTCTGGGCGCCGGGCCGGTCGGGGAGAACGTCGCGGACCGGGCCCGCGCGGCGGGCCTCAGTGCCGCGGTGGTGGAGAGCGAACTGGTCGGGGGCGAGTGCTCCTACTGGGCGTGCATGCCGAGCAAGGCCCTGCTGCGCCCGGTCATCGCCCAGGCCGACGCGAGGCGCCTGCCGGGCCTGCGGGAGTCCGTGCAGGGTCCTCTGGACGCGCCCGCCGTCCTCGCTCGCCGTGATGAGTACACCTCGCACTGGAAGGACGACGGCCAGGTGAGCTGGCTGGAGTCCATCGGCGCCGACCTCTACCGGGGCAAGGGGCGTATCACGGGCATCCGCCGGGTCACCGTCATCGGGCCCGACGGCACCGAGCACGTCCTCACGGCCCGCCACGCCGTCGCGGTCTGCACGGGCACACGCGCCGCGCTCCCCGACCTCCCCGGCCTGGCCGACGTCGAGCCGTGGACGAGCCGCGAGGCCACCAGCGCGCAGAAGGTGCCGGGCCGCCTCGTCGTCGTGGGCGGCGGAGTCGTCGCCGCGGAGATGGCCACGGCCTGGCAGGCCCTCGGCTCGCAGGTCACGATGCTCGTACGCGGGTCGGGGCTGCTGTCCCGGATGGAGCCCTTCGCCGGTGAGCTGGTCATGCAGGCCCTCGCCGAGGCGGGCGCGGACGTGCGGACCGGCGTCTCCGTCAAGGAAGTCACCCGGGAGGGCGGCACCGTCGTCACCACCCTGGACGACGGATCGACCCTGGAGTCCGACGAGATCCTCTTCGCCACGGGCCGCGCGCCCCGCACGGAGGACATCGGCCTGGAGACCGTCGGCCTCGAACCCGGCTCATGGCTCCCCGTCGACGACAGTCTCCGCGTCGAGGGCAGCACCTGGCTGTACGCGGTCGGGGACGTGAACCGTCGCGCGCTCCTCACCCACCAGGGCAAGTACCAGGCACGGATCGCGGGCGCGGCCATCGCCGCCCGCGCCCAGGGCGTCCCGCTCCTGGAGACGGACCGCTGGGGCGCCCACGCGGCGACCGCCGACCACTCCGCCGTCCCGCAGGTCGTCTTCACCGACCCCGAGGCGGGCTCGGCGGGGCTCACCCTCGCGGAGGCCGAGGCGGCGGGCCACCGCGTCCGCGCCGTCGACTACGACATCGCCTCGGTGGCGGGCGCCGGCCTGTACGGCGACGACTACCGGGGCCGCGCCCGCATGATCGTCGACCTCGACCGCGAGGTCCTCCTGGGCGTCACCTTCGTCGGTCCGGGCGTCGGCGAACTCGTCCACTCGGCGACGGTCGCCGTCGCGGGCGAGGTCCCGATCGACCGTCTGTGGCACGTGGTCCCGTCGTATCCGACGGTGAGCGAGGTGTGGCTGAGGCTGCTGGAGACGTATCGTGGCTGA
- a CDS encoding aldehyde dehydrogenase family protein — protein MSLLDPKTWQARPLSGDEHAVTEPATGERLATVTLASPDDVRAAARAGAAAQGDWARQPHFARAAVLRRAGDLFTEHADELRTWLVRESGSIPGKADFELHVAAQECYEAAALASRPTGQVLPSEAPRLSYTRRVPAGVVGVIAPFNAPLILSIRSVAPALALGNAVVLKPDPRTAVCGGLALAAVLSAAGLPQDVLHVLPGGTDAGQALVADPDVPVISFTGSTGAGRAVGEAAGRHLKRAHLELGGNSALIVLADADLDAVISTAAWGSFFHQGQICMTTGRHLVHASLYEEYVERLAAKADSLAVGDPHRDQVHLGPVIDAAQLAKIHGLVEASTAAGAKLAAGGTHRDLFYRPTVLAGVDDSTPAYAEEVFGPVAPVRSFTDTDEAAALAAASPYGLSLGIVTRDPARGLDLAERIPTGIVHINDQTVNDEAVAPFGGVAASGTGARFGGEANIEAFTETRWTTVRGDVAGYPF, from the coding sequence ATGTCCCTGCTCGACCCGAAGACCTGGCAGGCCCGCCCGCTGTCGGGCGATGAGCACGCGGTCACGGAGCCCGCCACGGGCGAGCGCCTCGCCACCGTCACCCTCGCCTCCCCGGACGACGTCCGCGCCGCGGCGCGGGCCGGAGCGGCGGCCCAGGGCGACTGGGCCCGGCAGCCCCACTTCGCGCGCGCCGCCGTCCTGCGCCGCGCGGGCGACCTGTTCACCGAGCACGCCGACGAGCTGCGCACCTGGCTCGTGCGAGAGTCGGGATCCATCCCGGGCAAGGCCGACTTCGAGCTGCACGTCGCCGCCCAGGAGTGCTACGAGGCCGCCGCCCTCGCGTCCCGGCCCACCGGCCAGGTCCTGCCCAGCGAGGCGCCCCGCCTTTCGTACACACGCCGCGTCCCGGCCGGTGTCGTCGGCGTCATCGCGCCGTTCAACGCCCCGCTCATCCTCTCCATCCGCTCCGTCGCCCCGGCCCTCGCACTCGGCAACGCCGTCGTCCTCAAGCCGGACCCCCGCACGGCGGTCTGCGGCGGGCTCGCCCTCGCGGCCGTCCTCTCCGCCGCGGGTCTGCCACAGGACGTCCTCCACGTGCTGCCCGGCGGGACCGACGCCGGCCAGGCGCTCGTCGCCGACCCGGACGTCCCCGTCATCTCCTTCACCGGCTCCACCGGCGCGGGCCGGGCCGTCGGCGAGGCCGCGGGGCGCCACCTCAAGCGGGCACACCTGGAACTCGGCGGCAACTCCGCCCTGATCGTCCTGGCGGACGCCGACCTCGACGCCGTCATCTCCACCGCGGCCTGGGGCTCCTTCTTCCACCAGGGCCAGATCTGCATGACGACCGGCCGCCACCTCGTCCACGCCTCGCTCTACGAGGAGTACGTCGAACGCCTCGCCGCGAAAGCCGATTCCCTCGCCGTCGGCGACCCGCACCGCGACCAGGTCCACCTGGGCCCCGTCATCGACGCGGCACAACTGGCCAAGATCCACGGCCTGGTGGAGGCCAGCACCGCCGCGGGGGCCAAGCTCGCCGCGGGCGGCACGCACCGCGACCTCTTCTACCGGCCGACGGTCCTCGCGGGCGTCGACGACAGCACCCCCGCGTACGCCGAGGAGGTCTTCGGCCCCGTCGCACCCGTCCGGTCCTTCACCGACACCGACGAGGCGGCGGCGCTGGCCGCCGCGAGCCCGTACGGCCTCTCCCTCGGCATCGTCACCCGCGACCCCGCGCGCGGCCTCGACCTCGCCGAGCGCATCCCCACCGGCATCGTCCACATCAACGACCAGACGGTGAACGACGAGGCGGTCGCCCCGTTCGGCGGCGTCGCGGCGTCCGGCACGGGCGCCCGCTTCGGCGGCGAGGCGAACATCGAGGCCTTCACCGAGACCCGGTGGACCACGGTGCGCGGCGACGTGGCGGGCTATCCGTTCTGA
- the trxA gene encoding thioredoxin: protein MSSTTVELTKENFDQTVTDNGFVLIDFWASWCGPCKQFAPVYEKAAEANPDLVFGKIDTEAQPELASAFGIQSIPTLMIVRDQVAVFAQPGALPQEALDDVIGQARKLDMDEVRKSIAEQQAKAGEDGAGAEQA from the coding sequence ATGAGCAGCACCACCGTGGAGCTCACCAAGGAGAACTTCGACCAGACGGTCACGGACAACGGGTTCGTGCTGATCGATTTCTGGGCGTCGTGGTGCGGGCCGTGCAAGCAGTTCGCGCCCGTCTACGAGAAGGCTGCGGAAGCCAACCCGGACCTGGTATTCGGGAAGATCGACACGGAGGCCCAGCCCGAGCTCGCGTCGGCGTTCGGCATCCAGTCGATCCCGACGCTGATGATCGTCCGTGACCAGGTCGCCGTGTTCGCCCAGCCCGGGGCGCTGCCGCAGGAGGCCCTGGACGACGTGATCGGCCAGGCCAGGAAGCTGGACATGGACGAGGTGCGCAAGTCGATCGCCGAGCAGCAGGCCAAGGCGGGCGAGGACGGCGCGGGCGCCGAGCAGGCCTGA
- a CDS encoding LacI family DNA-binding transcriptional regulator, translated as MVQIPKPQSARTSREPAAPSPAPTSADVARLAGVSRATVSYVLNNTSAVRISEPTRRRVHEAAKELGYVPHAAARSLRAGHTRIVLMPSPSVPAGPLYNAFFNDLQWALSRLDYTVVQYGSVSLRGDDAARAWAELRPVAVLTPPDLGTEGIEVLRRSGARAVITLGPERAEGAHALLMDHCEVGRSAGTHLVERGRRRIGVVLPTEQGLDHFARPRLDGVRNAVLGTGAEVFELPLAYDEESAVQLVPEIRELGLDAVFAYNDEYAMLLMRALQDAGVGIPEETAVIGADDLMLGRLLRPRLSTVRIELPSGQELAALVDRLVRDPGAGTESHDTLRARVVARQST; from the coding sequence ATGGTGCAGATACCGAAGCCGCAGTCCGCCCGCACATCACGGGAGCCCGCCGCGCCGAGCCCGGCGCCGACGAGCGCCGACGTCGCCCGCCTCGCCGGGGTCTCGCGCGCCACCGTCAGCTACGTCCTGAACAACACCAGCGCCGTCAGAATCAGCGAACCCACACGGCGCCGCGTCCACGAGGCCGCGAAGGAGCTCGGCTATGTGCCGCACGCGGCGGCCCGCAGCCTGCGCGCCGGACACACCCGCATCGTCCTGATGCCCTCCCCGAGCGTCCCCGCCGGACCGCTCTACAACGCGTTCTTCAACGACCTCCAGTGGGCACTGAGCCGCCTCGACTACACGGTCGTGCAGTACGGCAGCGTCAGCCTGCGCGGCGACGACGCGGCGCGCGCCTGGGCCGAGCTGCGCCCGGTCGCCGTCCTCACACCCCCTGATCTGGGCACCGAGGGCATCGAGGTGCTCCGCCGCTCCGGCGCCAGGGCCGTCATCACGCTCGGCCCGGAGCGCGCCGAGGGCGCCCACGCGCTGCTCATGGACCACTGTGAGGTCGGCCGGAGCGCGGGCACCCACCTCGTCGAACGCGGCCGACGCCGCATCGGCGTCGTCCTGCCGACGGAGCAGGGCCTCGACCACTTCGCGCGCCCGCGCCTCGACGGCGTGCGGAACGCGGTCCTGGGCACCGGCGCGGAGGTCTTCGAGCTGCCTCTCGCGTACGACGAGGAGTCGGCCGTCCAACTGGTGCCGGAAATCCGCGAGTTGGGGCTCGACGCCGTGTTCGCGTACAACGACGAGTACGCGATGCTCCTGATGCGGGCGCTCCAGGACGCGGGCGTCGGCATCCCGGAGGAGACCGCTGTCATCGGGGCCGACGACCTGATGCTCGGGCGGCTGCTGCGGCCCCGGCTGAGCACGGTCCGTATCGAGTTGCCGTCCGGGCAGGAGCTCGCCGCACTCGTCGACCGTCTGGTACGCGACCCGGGCGCAGGCACCGAGTCGCACGACACGCTCCGGGCCCGCGTCGTGGCCCGGCAGTCGACGTGA